The genome window CCACTCCTCCCGCCACTCACCATCCTCTGAAATTGCACACGGTtcgtcccaccagtcagcattctctgacctggcagccagctctTCTTACCAgccagcattctctgacctggcatccacctcttcacaccagtcagtatcctctgacctggtagccagctcctcccaccagtcagcattctcttacATGGCAGCCaactcctcccaccagtcagcattctctgacctggcacccacctcttcacaccagtcagcatactctgacctggcaccaagttcccaccagtcagcattctctgacctggcatcaagttcccaccagtcagcattctctgacctggcacccacctcttcactccagtcttctctgacctggcacccacctcttcacaccagtcagcattctctgacctggcaccaagTTCCCACCAATCAGCATTTTTTGACCTCGCACCAAGTTCCCACcggtcagcattctctgacctgccagccagctcctcccaccagtcagcattctcttacctggcagccagctcctcccaccaatcagcattctctgacctggcacccagttCTCACCAATCAGCATCCTCTAACCTAGCAGCCAGCTCCTCCCACTAGTCAGCATTccctgacctggcacccacctcttctcaccagtcagcatcctctgatctggtagccagctcctcccaccagtcagtattctctgacctggcatccACCTCTTCCCACCAGTCAGTATTCTGTTACCTGGcacccagctcctcccaccattAAATATCCTCTGACCTAGCAGACAGATCTTCTCAAAATTCAGCATTTtttgacctggcacccacctcctcccgtcagtcagcattctctgacctggcacccagctCCTCCCTCCATTCAGCATCATCTGACTTTGCACACTGctcttcccaccagtcagcattctctgacctggcagctaGCTCTTCCTaacagtcagcattctctgacctggcagccagctcctCCCATCAGTCGGCATTCTCTGACCAGGCAgccagcatcctctgacctggtagccagctcctcccaccagtcagcatcctctgacctggcaaGCAGCTCTTGCCACCTGTTAGCATCCTCTAACCTGGTAGCCAGATTCTCCCACCAGTTAGCATTCTCTGACCTAACAGACAACCCCTccaaccagtcagcattctctgacttcAACAGTCTGCTTACTCTGACCTGGTAACTAGTTCCGCTTCCAACCAGTCAGCATTCTGTGACCTTGCAGCCTGCTTTTCCTTCAGTCAACATTCTCTGACTTGGCACCTAGctcttcccaccagtcagcattctctgacctggcacccagcacctcctcccaccagtcagcattctctgacctggtagccagctcctcccaccagtcagcattctctgacctggcacgcAGCTCCTCCCGCCAGgcagcatcctctgaccttgcACACGGCTCTTCCCACCATTCAGTATTCTCTGACCTGACAGCCGGCTCTTCctaccagtcagcatcctctgacctgttagccagctcctcccaccagtcagttTTCTCTAACCTGGCAGGCAGCTCTTGCCACctgtcagcatcctctgacctggtagccagatGCTCCCACCAGTTAGCATTCTCTGACGTAACAGACAACCCCTtcaaccagtcagcattctctgacttcACCaatcagcatcctctgacctggcaaCCAGTTCCGCCTCTAACCAGCCAGCAATTTCTGACCTTGCAGCCAGTTCTGTAAGaatttgtatgcgtgtatatatatatatatatatatatatatatatatatatatatatatatatatatatatatatatatatatatatgtatgtatgtatgtacaatgcaTT of Penaeus vannamei isolate JL-2024 unplaced genomic scaffold, ASM4276789v1 unanchor5327, whole genome shotgun sequence contains these proteins:
- the LOC138861415 gene encoding uncharacterized protein gives rise to the protein MTPSSSHQSAFSDLAPTSSHQSASSDLAHSSSHQSAFSDLARSCCYLSASFDLVARFSHQLAFSDVSGNTSNQLAFSDFTNQHTLTWQPVPPPTTFSDLAPSSSSHQSASSDLADRSSHKSAFSDLAPSSSRQSTFFDLAPHSSRHSPSSEIAHGSSHQSAFSDLAASSSYQPAFSDLASTSSHQSVSSDLVASSSHQSAFSYMAANSSHQSAFSDLAPTSSHQSAYSDLSAFSDLAPSSHQSAFFDLAPSSHRSAFSDLPASSSHQSAFSYLAASSSHQSAFSDLAPSSHQSASSNLAASSSHYQHSLTWQLALPNSQHSLTWQPAPPISRHSLTRQPASSDLVASSSHQSASSDLASSSCHLLASSNLVARFSHQLAFSDLTDNPSNQSAFSDFNSLLTLTCSSHQSAFSDLAPSTSSHQSAFSDLVASSSHQSAFSDLARSSSRQAASSDLAHGSSHHSVFSDLTAGSSYQSASSDLLASSSHQSVFSNLAGSSCHLSASSDLVARCSHQLAFSDVTDNPFNQSAFSDFTNQHPLTWQPVPPLTSQQFLTLQPVLLKEAKYSYDDQYPNLSQTGEIELKERSSSLCVTLQQITT